TTGGCCAACGGTGCCAACGTCAGCGCGGACAAAATGAAAGAGTATGTCAAACAACTGGGGCTCAATGAACAGAAGTTGACGGACGACCTTAAAAATAATGACGCCCGCTACGAGGCCCAGATCAAGGCGGACATGGACCTGGGAGCGCAGGTGGACGTGCGCGGCACGCCGACTTTTTATATCAACGGCAAAAAGACCACGGCGCGCGACTTCAACGGTTTTAAGGCCCAGATCGATGCCCTCTTGGCCGGTAAGTAACTTTTGATTGCAAAAAAGCTGTTTTATTGTATATTAAGGGCTCAAATTTCAATTAAGGAGCATTATTATGGGCGGTCGTGTCGGCGGCATTACAAGCAAATATTATGTTGAAACCCGCGGGATCAAGGTGTCAGGCGGCCAGAAGGTCACCTCCGGCACTATCTTGACCCGTCAGGGGGACCGTTGGAAGCCGGGGCTTAACGTCATCGGCCGCGCCTCTCTCACAGCGGCCTGTGACGGAGAGGTCTATTTTACCCGCAAGAAGAACGGCTACAAAGCCGTCATCACGCTCATCAACATCAAACCAGCGTAACTATGTGCGGAATCATCGGCTATGTCGGCACCAAGGACGCGTTGCCCGTTTTGGTCGAGGGGCTTAAGAAGCTCGAATACCGCGGGTATGATTCCAGCGGTGTCGGCCTGTTATGCCGCGACGCCGGTTTGGTCGTCCGTAAATCCAAAGGCAAGATCCGCAATTTAGAAGAGCTCATCCGCGCGCGGCACGTGCCTTTGGCCCGGGTGGGCATTTCCCATACCCGCTGGGCCACCCACGGTTTGCCCAGCGACCGCAACGCGCATCCGCATACCGACGGTAAAAACCGCATCGCCGTCGTCCACAACGGCATCATTGAAAATTACCTGGCCCTCAAAGAGTCCCTGAAAAAACAGGGCTGCAAATTCATTTCCGAAACCGATACCGAGGTCATCGCGCATCTGATCGCCTCTGTTTATAAGGGCGATCTCGTTGCGGCCGTGCGAAAGGCCGTGCGCCATCTCAAAGGCGCGTTCGCCCTAGGGATCATCAGCTCTGATCATCCGGACATGCTGGTGGCCGCGCGCGTCGGGTCACCGCTGATCGTCGGGGTGGGCGACCAGGAGAATTTCATCGCCTCCGACGTGCCCGCCATTCTGCAGCGCACCCGCCGTGTGATCTACCTCAAAGACGGACAAATGGCGGTCTTGACCAAAGATAAAGTTAATGTGATGACGTTTGACGGCAAAAAAGTGCCGGCGAAAATTGACACCGTATCTTTTTCCTCCGGGTCTGCCCAGAAGGACGGGTACGCGCATTTCATGTTAAAGGAAATTCATGAACAGCCCGCGGTCTTGGCGGCCATGCTCGCTGCGCGTGTCAAGGGCGGCCGTTTGGACCT
This sequence is a window from Candidatus Omnitrophota bacterium. Protein-coding genes within it:
- a CDS encoding 50S ribosomal protein L27; its protein translation is MGGRVGGITSKYYVETRGIKVSGGQKVTSGTILTRQGDRWKPGLNVIGRASLTAACDGEVYFTRKKNGYKAVITLINIKPA